Proteins encoded by one window of Chondromyces crocatus:
- the asd gene encoding archaetidylserine decarboxylase (Phosphatidylserine decarboxylase is synthesized as a single chain precursor. Generation of the pyruvoyl active site from a Ser is coupled to cleavage of a Gly-Ser bond between the larger (beta) and smaller (alpha chains). It is an integral membrane protein.), whose protein sequence is MNLYSRAYSVDLDAAVPIEEPYESFDAFFTRALRDGIRPPCADPASVISPADGRLHDAGPVVEGGELLVKGQPYRVAELVGDEAEAERYVGGQFAVIYLSPRDYHRVHSPVAGRITQIRSLPGDLYPVNSIGERHVPKLFSRNRRVAIVIDTPDRGRVTVVMVGAMIVGRITVSAIDAHDVPLGDHTISPPVELNRGDEIGRFHLGSTAVMFVERDAAPVWNRPSGPILFGEPLHDPASTQGAPHGGDSER, encoded by the coding sequence GTGAACCTCTACTCCCGCGCCTACAGCGTGGATCTCGATGCGGCCGTGCCCATCGAGGAACCGTACGAGAGCTTCGACGCCTTTTTCACACGGGCACTGCGGGACGGGATCCGGCCCCCGTGCGCCGACCCAGCGTCCGTCATCAGCCCGGCCGACGGGCGGCTGCACGACGCTGGGCCCGTGGTCGAGGGGGGAGAGCTGCTCGTCAAAGGCCAGCCTTACCGCGTCGCCGAGCTGGTCGGCGACGAGGCCGAGGCCGAGCGCTACGTGGGCGGTCAGTTCGCGGTGATCTACCTGTCACCGCGGGACTATCACCGCGTGCACAGTCCGGTGGCCGGTCGAATCACGCAGATTCGCTCGCTGCCCGGGGACCTGTACCCGGTGAACTCCATCGGTGAGCGGCACGTGCCGAAGCTCTTCTCCCGCAACCGACGCGTGGCCATCGTGATCGACACGCCGGATCGGGGGCGTGTCACCGTGGTGATGGTGGGCGCGATGATCGTGGGTCGAATCACGGTGAGTGCGATCGACGCGCACGACGTCCCGCTGGGCGATCACACCATCTCGCCGCCCGTCGAGCTGAATCGAGGCGACGAGATCGGCAGGTTCCATCTGGGATCGACGGCCGTGATGTTCGTGGAGCGTGACGCGGCTCCCGTCTGGAATCGGCCATCTGGACCCATCCTTTTCGGTGAACCTCTTCACGACCCCGCTTCCACGCAGGGCGCTCCACACGGTGGAGACAGCGAGCGATGA
- a CDS encoding MBL fold metallo-hydrolase — MMQIKFWGVRGSIASPGPETAGVGGNTSCVEVRCGSTRFILDAGTGIRKLGDELLTEGTVRATLLLSHLHWDHIQGLPFFVPAYLPSARIEVVGTTHGVGTLRDTLANQMAAPNFPVRLEDLGAEIAYREVRPGQVFDIDDVKVRVAKLNHPGGVLAYRLDHAGKSVVYATDTEHYACVDPALRSLAEGADVLIYDAQYTPEEYRGERGRSRVGWGHSTYVAGAELARAAGVGTFVLFHHDPSRNDAAVDDIERMTRQLFPSSLAAKEGLVLGLDAVSEAA; from the coding sequence ATGATGCAGATCAAGTTCTGGGGAGTTCGCGGGAGCATCGCTTCGCCCGGGCCGGAGACGGCCGGCGTGGGCGGCAATACCAGCTGTGTCGAGGTCCGCTGTGGATCCACGCGGTTCATTCTCGATGCCGGAACCGGAATCCGGAAGCTCGGCGATGAGCTCCTCACCGAAGGGACGGTGCGAGCAACGCTGCTCTTGTCGCACCTCCACTGGGATCACATCCAGGGATTGCCCTTCTTCGTGCCGGCCTACCTGCCGAGCGCGCGCATCGAGGTCGTTGGCACGACCCATGGCGTCGGGACGCTGCGCGACACGCTCGCCAACCAGATGGCAGCCCCGAATTTCCCCGTCCGACTGGAAGACCTGGGCGCGGAGATCGCCTACCGAGAGGTCCGGCCCGGCCAGGTGTTCGACATCGACGACGTGAAGGTGCGCGTGGCCAAGCTCAACCATCCGGGCGGCGTGCTCGCCTACCGCCTGGATCACGCCGGCAAGAGCGTGGTCTACGCGACGGACACGGAGCATTACGCTTGCGTCGATCCGGCCCTGCGATCCCTCGCCGAGGGCGCCGACGTCCTGATCTACGACGCCCAGTACACGCCGGAAGAGTACCGTGGAGAGCGGGGTCGCTCGAGGGTGGGGTGGGGACACTCGACCTATGTGGCCGGCGCCGAGCTCGCGCGCGCCGCTGGCGTGGGGACCTTCGTGCTGTTCCACCACGACCCTTCCCGCAACGACGCCGCCGTCGACGACATCGAGCGGATGACACGCCAGCTCTTCCCTTCCTCGCTCGCGGCGAAGGAAGGTCTTGTGCTCGGGCTGGACGCCGTCTCCGAGGCGGCATGA
- a CDS encoding sigma-54-dependent Fis family transcriptional regulator has protein sequence MSMQVTALAAASILESTPLSTSRLSLLVDLSSLLAREVDFDALLTTACERLAKALRSDRASIWLVDAESGELVTRVAVLPEVPALRQPIDRGIAGYVARTGEVVRVDDAHRDPRFDPSADKATGYTTRSMLVAPIREDGSAPTRGVVQLLNRASGPFDDEDERYLVALATQLARAFSMTTLRAADGGNPGLVLQGPFNRIVGRSERLAAVYEKVQLAAQTDATVLLRGETGTGKGLFARAIHVNSRRQARPFITVDCTTLPTQLVESELFGHERGAFTGADRRVPGKVELAEGGTLFLDELGDLPLDIQGKLLRFLQERTFERVGGRQTMRADVRLVCATHCDLERFVAEGRFRKDLYYRVRVVEIELPPLRERGPEEVEALARHFADHYSTVFHRPSPRFDADAIAHLRGHDWPGNVRELEHWVESAIALAPDGRITTRHLPARHSAAARSAPLDEPPPSGRVSLLDSPPPSTTTRGGEAPLQGEVLLPLTLTLDDAARRYCEAMVRACDGNKTEAAKRLNVGRNTLARALKGKEQA, from the coding sequence ATGTCGATGCAGGTGACGGCGCTTGCGGCGGCCTCTATCCTGGAGTCGACTCCCTTGTCCACGTCGCGCCTCTCGCTGCTCGTCGATCTGTCCTCCCTCCTCGCGCGCGAGGTCGATTTCGACGCGCTGCTGACCACCGCGTGTGAACGCCTGGCGAAAGCGCTGCGCTCGGATCGCGCCTCCATCTGGCTCGTCGACGCCGAGAGCGGCGAGCTGGTGACACGGGTCGCGGTGCTCCCCGAGGTGCCCGCCTTGCGTCAACCCATCGACCGGGGGATCGCGGGCTACGTCGCGCGAACCGGCGAGGTCGTGCGCGTCGACGACGCCCACCGCGATCCGCGCTTCGACCCGAGCGCGGACAAGGCCACGGGCTACACCACCCGCTCCATGCTGGTCGCGCCCATCCGTGAGGATGGCTCCGCGCCCACCCGAGGCGTCGTTCAGCTCCTCAATCGCGCGAGCGGCCCCTTCGACGACGAGGACGAGCGCTACCTCGTCGCCCTCGCCACGCAGCTCGCCCGCGCCTTCAGCATGACCACCCTGCGCGCGGCGGACGGGGGAAACCCTGGCCTCGTGCTGCAAGGACCGTTCAACCGGATCGTCGGACGCAGCGAGCGCCTCGCGGCCGTCTACGAGAAGGTGCAGCTCGCCGCTCAGACCGACGCCACGGTGCTCCTCCGCGGCGAGACGGGCACCGGCAAGGGCCTGTTCGCTCGCGCCATCCATGTCAATTCGAGGCGCCAGGCCAGGCCGTTCATCACCGTCGACTGCACCACCTTGCCGACCCAGCTCGTCGAGAGCGAGCTGTTCGGGCATGAGCGCGGCGCGTTCACGGGCGCCGATCGCCGCGTCCCAGGGAAGGTCGAGCTGGCCGAAGGGGGCACCTTGTTCCTCGACGAACTCGGGGATCTGCCCCTCGACATCCAGGGGAAGCTGCTCCGCTTTCTCCAGGAGCGCACCTTCGAACGCGTCGGAGGGCGACAGACCATGCGCGCCGACGTCCGGCTGGTATGCGCCACGCACTGCGACCTGGAACGCTTCGTTGCCGAGGGACGCTTCCGCAAGGATCTGTACTACCGCGTCCGCGTCGTGGAGATCGAACTCCCCCCGCTGCGCGAGCGCGGCCCTGAAGAGGTCGAAGCCCTCGCCAGGCATTTCGCCGACCACTACAGCACCGTGTTCCACCGCCCCTCACCGCGCTTCGACGCCGACGCCATCGCCCACCTGCGCGGCCATGACTGGCCAGGGAACGTCCGCGAGCTGGAGCACTGGGTCGAGAGCGCCATCGCCCTGGCCCCCGACGGTAGGATCACCACTCGTCACCTCCCCGCGCGCCACAGCGCCGCGGCGCGCTCGGCGCCTCTCGACGAGCCACCGCCGAGCGGCCGCGTGTCCCTCCTCGACAGCCCGCCTCCCAGCACCACCACACGGGGAGGAGAAGCCCCCCTCCAAGGCGAGGTCCTCCTGCCACTCACGCTGACGCTGGACGACGCCGCACGACGTTACTGCGAAGCGATGGTGCGCGCCTGCGACGGTAACAAGACCGAGGCTGCGAAGCGCCTGAACGTCGGTCGAAACACCCTCGCCCGAGCGCTCAAGGGCAAAGAGCAAGCGTGA
- a CDS encoding NAD-dependent epimerase/dehydratase family protein, with protein MDRRSFLLSSAATGAALTLGCAPSTSPSGPPATPPVPTPDPEGSSEPSRPAAPPPKTMLILGGTGFLGPHLVEVAKARGYTVTLFNRGKTRPELFPDLEKLQGDRDPDKGEGLKALAGRSWEVVVDTSGYYPRMVRASAELLAPRIKQYIFISSISAYAKNDQVSADETAPLAVLSDPKVETMGKEHENYGGLKALCEQAAEKAMPGRVANVRPGFIVGPGDPTDRFTYWPVRVARGGEVLAPGTPEDPIQVIDARDLVAWLVTLSERGRTGVFNAVGPGEAVTMGSLLEACKAASKSKARFTWASAKFLTDERNPIDLPIWAPPEGDTRGFHTWSNARAREAGLAFRPLAETVEETLAWWKTLPAERQEKLRAGLTPEQEVKALAAWRRAPKGRK; from the coding sequence ATGGACCGTCGCTCCTTCCTGCTCTCGTCCGCCGCCACTGGTGCTGCGCTGACGCTTGGATGCGCCCCGTCAACGTCTCCCTCCGGTCCGCCGGCGACCCCACCCGTGCCGACCCCCGACCCGGAGGGGTCCTCCGAGCCCTCCAGGCCAGCGGCGCCGCCTCCGAAGACCATGCTCATACTGGGAGGGACAGGATTCCTTGGTCCTCACCTGGTCGAGGTCGCAAAGGCGCGTGGCTATACGGTCACCCTGTTCAATCGCGGGAAGACGCGGCCAGAGCTGTTCCCTGACCTGGAGAAGCTGCAGGGGGATCGCGATCCGGACAAGGGAGAGGGGCTCAAGGCGCTGGCAGGGCGGTCGTGGGAAGTCGTCGTCGACACCTCGGGGTACTACCCGCGCATGGTCCGCGCCTCGGCCGAGCTGCTCGCTCCGAGGATCAAGCAGTACATCTTCATCTCGAGCATCTCGGCTTACGCGAAGAACGATCAGGTGAGCGCGGATGAGACCGCGCCGCTCGCGGTCCTGTCCGATCCGAAGGTGGAGACGATGGGGAAGGAGCACGAGAACTACGGGGGGCTCAAGGCGCTCTGCGAGCAAGCGGCGGAGAAGGCGATGCCAGGGCGGGTCGCGAACGTGAGGCCAGGCTTCATCGTCGGTCCGGGAGATCCCACCGATCGGTTCACCTACTGGCCGGTGCGTGTCGCTCGAGGAGGAGAGGTGCTCGCCCCGGGGACGCCGGAGGATCCGATCCAGGTGATCGACGCGCGTGATCTCGTCGCATGGCTGGTCACGCTCTCGGAGCGCGGTCGCACGGGCGTGTTCAATGCGGTCGGTCCCGGTGAGGCGGTGACGATGGGGAGTCTGCTGGAGGCGTGCAAGGCCGCGAGCAAGAGCAAGGCGCGCTTCACCTGGGCCAGCGCGAAGTTTTTGACGGACGAGCGCAATCCGATCGACCTACCCATCTGGGCGCCACCGGAGGGAGACACGCGCGGGTTCCACACGTGGAGCAACGCGCGCGCGCGAGAGGCGGGGCTCGCGTTCCGGCCACTGGCAGAGACGGTGGAAGAGACGCTGGCGTGGTGGAAGACGCTGCCGGCGGAGCGTCAGGAGAAGCTGCGGGCGGGGCTCACGCCGGAGCAGGAGGTCAAGGCCCTCGCTGCCTGGAGGCGGGCTCCGAAGGGGCGGAAGTGA